In the genome of Phycisphaerae bacterium, one region contains:
- the bamE gene encoding outer membrane protein assembly factor BamE, with translation MTARRLYRYAIVGGAIIAATVAGFYATCSQTDSGSSSPAAKWEQKENWRQIRPGMTQQQVRGILGEPTASTSDLAFTRWTYGEGPASGQMIFAGGMLRDWTSPK, from the coding sequence ATGACGGCCCGCAGACTGTACAGGTACGCCATCGTGGGGGGAGCCATCATCGCCGCTACAGTGGCGGGCTTCTACGCGACCTGCAGTCAGACTGATTCCGGGTCTTCGTCTCCCGCGGCCAAGTGGGAACAAAAGGAGAACTGGCGGCAGATCAGGCCGGGCATGACCCAGCAGCAGGTGCGCGGTATTCTCGGTGAACCGACCGCCAGCACAAGTGACCTGGCGTTCACGCGATGGACATACGGAGAAGGACCCGCAAGCGGCCAGATGATCTTCGCAGGCGGCATGCTCCGGGACTGGACGTCACCCAAGTAG
- a CDS encoding prepilin-type N-terminal cleavage/methylation domain-containing protein, which produces MNRSRAFTLIEMLVVVAIIALLLAILMPSLSRVRQQSISATCLSNHHQIGVALTMYANRNRGYLPPQNTNLIEWVPDPTRLAFEKELGRNNYHKVLFCPNDDIMRDPEVEKRPPWPPGHAYGTTVYRIGYYYLGNPTWRNPANPSDASPPADVMWLDVNRNGKNRDEYICKIDEKNAEQVVVMTCRIIPQGPREGWLFRHPLDDKKGWSNVACGDGHAEVRTHSKVKVRWHSPYPVGW; this is translated from the coding sequence ATGAATCGCTCAAGAGCATTCACGCTGATCGAAATGCTGGTCGTGGTGGCCATCATCGCCCTCCTGCTAGCCATCCTGATGCCGTCCCTCAGCCGTGTCCGGCAGCAGTCGATCTCAGCCACCTGCCTGAGCAACCACCATCAGATCGGTGTTGCCCTGACCATGTACGCGAACCGCAACCGAGGTTATCTGCCTCCCCAGAATACCAACCTCATCGAGTGGGTGCCGGACCCGACACGACTCGCGTTCGAGAAGGAACTGGGCAGGAACAACTACCACAAGGTCCTGTTCTGCCCTAACGACGACATCATGCGCGACCCGGAAGTCGAGAAGCGACCCCCTTGGCCGCCCGGGCACGCATATGGCACGACGGTTTACCGCATCGGATACTACTACTTGGGCAACCCGACGTGGCGGAACCCCGCCAACCCGTCGGACGCGTCGCCCCCGGCCGACGTCATGTGGCTGGATGTCAACCGCAACGGGAAGAACCGGGATGAGTACATCTGCAAGATCGACGAGAAGAATGCGGAGCAGGTGGTGGTCATGACCTGCCGGATCATCCCGCAGGGCCCGCGCGAAGGGTGGCTGTTCCGCCATCCCCTGGACGACAAAAAGGGCTGGTCCAACGTTGCGTGCGGCGACGGCCACGCCGAGGTCCGAACACATTCCAAGGTCAAGGTCCGCTGGCATTCACCGTACCCCGTCGGATGGTAA
- a CDS encoding carbon-nitrogen hydrolase family protein, whose translation MIASNWSTVAAVAAVSIVAGLPRPAVADHAFPSAADASGVATGQAPSRPEESLGQLRRSPDRGKTYPGGAKDLPGRQVKVSAIAIGTGGEHDQKLKLALEHLQTAGSLGVDIACLPEEFAGEQAEPISGPTTLAVAELARKHQMYVICPIREQAEQGRQYNTAVLIDRQGRVAGYYRKVFVFWGEGLNLSEEGVKVFDTDFGRISILTCFDANFAELWQDADQRGAEIVFWPSAYGGGMPLNGYAMCHNYCIVPVGRGNIIDATGRTMEAVEQPCPGQFVATLDLDRTIVHKDFNSKKVAQLLKEHKGQVEMKDCDLEGWYMLWSVKPGVRVKDLCRQCEIETLRDYRHRSRTQINQTRKNKGKI comes from the coding sequence ATGATCGCGTCGAATTGGAGTACCGTTGCGGCCGTGGCCGCAGTGTCGATCGTCGCGGGCCTCCCCCGGCCGGCCGTCGCGGATCACGCGTTCCCTTCCGCGGCCGATGCCTCGGGGGTGGCCACCGGACAGGCCCCTTCGCGCCCAGAGGAATCGCTCGGGCAACTCCGGAGATCCCCTGATCGGGGCAAGACCTACCCGGGAGGCGCGAAGGACCTGCCCGGCCGCCAAGTCAAAGTGTCCGCTATCGCCATCGGCACCGGCGGCGAGCACGACCAGAAACTGAAGCTGGCCCTTGAGCATCTGCAGACCGCAGGTAGTCTTGGCGTGGATATCGCCTGCCTCCCCGAGGAATTCGCGGGCGAGCAGGCCGAGCCGATCTCCGGACCAACGACCCTCGCGGTCGCGGAATTAGCCCGCAAACACCAGATGTACGTGATCTGCCCCATTCGCGAGCAAGCAGAGCAGGGCAGGCAGTACAACACCGCCGTGCTCATCGACCGCCAGGGCAGGGTGGCAGGCTACTACCGCAAGGTCTTCGTGTTCTGGGGCGAGGGTCTCAACCTCAGCGAGGAGGGTGTCAAGGTCTTCGACACGGACTTCGGGCGAATCAGCATCCTCACCTGCTTCGACGCCAACTTCGCCGAGCTGTGGCAAGACGCCGATCAGCGCGGAGCCGAGATCGTGTTCTGGCCCAGCGCCTACGGCGGCGGCATGCCGCTGAATGGCTATGCCATGTGCCACAACTACTGCATCGTCCCGGTCGGCCGCGGCAATATCATCGATGCCACCGGCCGGACCATGGAAGCCGTGGAGCAGCCATGCCCCGGCCAATTCGTAGCTACCCTCGACCTGGATCGCACCATCGTGCACAAGGACTTTAACAGCAAGAAGGTGGCCCAGCTGCTGAAAGAACACAAGGGCCAAGTCGAGATGAAGGATTGTGACCTGGAAGGTTGGTATATGCTTTGGTCCGTGAAGCCGGGTGTGCGTGTCAAAGACCTGTG